In Methylocystis echinoides, one genomic interval encodes:
- a CDS encoding neutral zinc metallopeptidase translates to MKWEDLQTSENIEDRRGEGGGFGGPVGGGGIGLGTIVVLGIIGWALGINPSLLIGGADMLSRMGGGHRIEREDRTRDTSQPTDQLGRFVAKVVGSNEQVWSQILPQQEGVAFRAPRLVLFDGATSSRCGTAQSAMGPFYCPLDQRIYLDTSFFRDMKQRFGGGGDFAYAYVISHEMGHHIQNLLGLLPKVQRAQARAGSRAEANSLSVRVELMADCLAGVWANNGNRSQNFLEEGDLEKAVASAQAIGDDRLQRAQRGMVVPDSFTHGSSAQRTEWLLRGLKSGRIDDCNTFGR, encoded by the coding sequence ATGAAATGGGAAGATCTGCAGACCTCTGAAAACATCGAGGATCGCCGGGGCGAGGGCGGCGGGTTCGGCGGACCGGTTGGCGGCGGTGGCATCGGCCTCGGCACCATAGTCGTTCTCGGCATCATCGGCTGGGCGCTCGGCATCAATCCGTCGCTGCTGATCGGCGGCGCCGACATGCTGAGCCGTATGGGCGGCGGCCATCGAATCGAGCGGGAGGATCGCACACGCGACACGTCGCAGCCGACCGACCAGCTCGGGCGATTCGTCGCCAAGGTCGTGGGCTCCAACGAGCAGGTCTGGTCGCAGATCCTGCCGCAGCAGGAGGGCGTGGCCTTCCGGGCGCCGCGGCTCGTGCTGTTCGACGGCGCGACGAGCTCCCGTTGTGGAACCGCGCAGTCGGCGATGGGGCCGTTTTACTGCCCGCTCGACCAACGCATCTATCTCGACACCTCGTTCTTCCGCGACATGAAGCAGCGCTTCGGCGGCGGCGGCGACTTCGCCTATGCCTACGTCATCTCCCATGAGATGGGGCATCACATCCAAAATCTTCTCGGCCTTTTGCCCAAGGTGCAGCGCGCCCAGGCGCGCGCGGGCAGCCGCGCCGAGGCCAATTCGCTTTCGGTCCGCGTCGAGCTGATGGCCGATTGTCTCGCCGGCGTCTGGGCCAACAACGGCAACAGAAGCCAGAATTTCCTGGAGGAGGGCGATCTCGAAAAGGCGGTCGCCTCGGCCCAGGCGATCGGCGACGACCGCCTTCAGCGCGCGCAGCGCGGCATGGTGGTCCCCGACAGCTTCACGCACGGCTCGTCGGCGCAACGCACCGAATGGCTGTTGCGCGGCCTGAAGAGCGGCCGAATCGACGATTGCAACACCTTCGGCCGGTAA
- a CDS encoding DUF1217 domain-containing protein — MTTAGAYLSVSRNLDRWRAIAANKPTVALETKYFKANIGRATSIDALLKDRRLFNYAMKAFGLGDRTNALGMMRKVLEQGVDNSRDLARTLSNANILAFAEAFDYAGGKADVTSGDFVKTITGRYVEQALQAQQGETNPGVERALYFKARAPQLSSVYGVLADKNLLEVVQTTLNIPAASAAQPIDTQARLLKAKLNVEDFKDPKKLEKFIARFAAMYDLNNPGAGTAASANANAILYGASFLDQPVGVDVSLLLRRQNAARGF, encoded by the coding sequence ATGACGACGGCCGGCGCCTATCTGTCGGTATCCAGAAATCTCGACCGCTGGCGCGCCATCGCCGCGAACAAGCCGACGGTTGCGCTGGAGACGAAATATTTCAAGGCCAATATTGGCAGGGCGACGTCGATCGACGCGCTGCTCAAGGACCGCCGGCTGTTCAATTACGCCATGAAGGCCTTCGGACTCGGCGACCGAACCAACGCCCTCGGCATGATGCGAAAGGTGCTGGAGCAGGGCGTCGACAATTCGAGGGATCTGGCCCGTACGCTCAGCAACGCCAATATCCTCGCCTTCGCCGAAGCCTTCGACTATGCGGGAGGCAAAGCAGATGTGACGTCTGGCGATTTCGTCAAGACAATCACGGGGCGCTATGTCGAGCAGGCCTTACAGGCCCAGCAGGGGGAGACAAACCCTGGCGTGGAGCGGGCGCTCTATTTCAAGGCGCGCGCGCCGCAGCTTTCGAGCGTCTATGGCGTGCTCGCCGACAAGAACCTTCTCGAAGTCGTGCAGACGACGCTCAACATTCCCGCCGCGTCGGCGGCGCAGCCGATCGACACGCAGGCGCGCCTCCTCAAGGCGAAGCTGAATGTCGAGGACTTCAAGGACCCCAAGAAGCTCGAGAAATTCATTGCGCGCTTCGCGGCGATGTACGATCTCAACAATCCTGGCGCCGGAACGGCGGCGTCCGCGAACGCCAACGCCATCCTCTACGGCGCTTCGTTCCTGGACCAGCCGGTCGGCGTGGATGTGTCCTTGCTCTTGCGGCGTCAGAATGCCGCGCGGGGCTTTTAG
- a CDS encoding cell envelope integrity EipB family protein, whose translation MNSTRALFAAILAAPLTPAAPAFAQGEPPLASHRAIYELTLDKASGSKAPAQARGRIVFEFAASCEGYVQNFRQITELQPAEGATKLSDMISATFESLDASDMRFKVETKVDNRVSEATDGKARREKDGKILIDLTKPKRAHVDLEGQVFFPSEHLIHIIEAARAGQQLLEARVYDGTGRGDKSFDTLTVISKAIETPASEKATESLKGLKRWRVAVSYFETGKRDGQPIYVLSFDLYENGISRALSLDYGDFVLKGEMKELALQPATACKK comes from the coding sequence ATGAATTCGACGCGCGCGCTTTTCGCCGCCATTCTCGCCGCCCCTCTGACCCCCGCCGCTCCAGCTTTCGCCCAAGGCGAACCGCCGCTCGCGAGCCACCGCGCAATCTACGAACTCACCCTCGACAAGGCCTCCGGCTCGAAGGCGCCGGCGCAGGCGCGTGGCCGCATCGTTTTCGAATTTGCAGCCTCCTGCGAGGGCTATGTGCAGAATTTCCGGCAGATAACCGAGCTTCAGCCGGCCGAAGGCGCGACCAAGCTGTCCGACATGATCTCCGCGACATTCGAATCATTGGATGCGAGCGACATGAGGTTCAAGGTCGAGACCAAGGTCGACAATCGCGTCAGCGAAGCAACCGACGGCAAAGCGCGCCGAGAGAAGGACGGAAAGATCCTCATCGATCTCACCAAGCCAAAGCGCGCGCATGTCGATCTCGAGGGGCAGGTTTTCTTCCCCAGCGAACATCTCATTCACATCATCGAGGCGGCGCGCGCGGGACAGCAACTCCTGGAGGCGCGCGTTTACGACGGCACCGGCCGCGGCGACAAGAGCTTCGATACGTTGACCGTCATCAGCAAGGCCATTGAAACGCCAGCTTCGGAAAAGGCGACGGAGTCGCTCAAGGGCCTGAAGCGGTGGCGGGTCGCCGTGTCTTATTTCGAGACCGGCAAGCGCGACGGCCAGCCGATCTACGTTCTCTCCTTCGATCTCTACGAGAATGGAATCTCCCGCGCGCTGTCGCTCGACTACGGCGATTTTGTTCTCAAGGGCGAGATGAAGGAGCTTGCGCTGCAGCCCGCGACGGCCTGCAAGAAATAG
- a CDS encoding DUF1614 domain-containing protein, translating to MHFGDTQYLPVAPPFFMLLVGIVAVLAVLIQLRILQYVYVQLGVSPGTAVYLLLASLIGSYINIPLGTLGSERYLRQEEIIYYFGVPYVAPRISAAPEVILAVNVGGAVIPTVLSIYLLSKNKLWGRGLIAAACVAAVCYAYAEPVRGIGIALPIFVGPLAATLVALLISWRHAAPLAYAGGSLGVLIGADLMNFDKLTRLGAPVLSIGGAGTFDGIFMTGVLSVLLASLIGGLLGRRHESVSAG from the coding sequence ATGCATTTCGGCGATACCCAATATCTGCCTGTCGCGCCGCCCTTCTTCATGCTGCTCGTCGGCATTGTCGCGGTTCTCGCAGTCCTGATCCAGTTGCGCATTCTGCAGTACGTCTATGTGCAACTTGGCGTCAGCCCCGGGACCGCAGTTTACCTCCTCCTCGCCTCGCTGATCGGCAGCTACATCAATATCCCGCTCGGGACGCTCGGCAGCGAAAGATATCTGCGGCAAGAAGAGATCATCTATTACTTCGGCGTTCCTTATGTCGCGCCGAGAATTTCGGCTGCGCCGGAAGTCATCCTCGCGGTGAATGTCGGCGGCGCGGTCATCCCGACGGTGCTGTCCATCTATCTTCTGTCGAAAAACAAGCTATGGGGGCGCGGCCTCATCGCCGCCGCCTGCGTTGCGGCGGTTTGCTACGCCTATGCGGAGCCCGTGCGCGGCATCGGCATTGCCCTGCCGATCTTCGTCGGACCGCTGGCTGCGACCCTCGTCGCCTTGCTGATATCCTGGCGACATGCGGCGCCGCTGGCCTATGCCGGCGGAAGCCTCGGCGTCCTGATCGGCGCTGATCTGATGAATTTCGACAAGCTCACGCGCCTCGGCGCGCCCGTGCTGTCGATCGGCGGCGCAGGAACCTTCGACGGCATTTTCATGACCGGCGTTCTCTCCGTACTGCTTGCAAGCCTGATCGGCGGTCTGCTCGGAAGGCGCCATGAAAGCGTCAGCGCGGGCTGA
- the kdpF gene encoding K(+)-transporting ATPase subunit F, with translation MSEPVIGLIVAVLLGCYLLYTLLCPEKL, from the coding sequence ATGTCGGAACCCGTCATCGGCCTGATCGTCGCCGTGCTGCTCGGCTGCTATCTCCTCTACACGCTACTTTGCCCCGAAAAACTCTAA
- a CDS encoding transposase, with product MLTALLLAHGPSAAPLRRDAIARSLASLVESCVQGLVADAVLIGAPQRGLETIADEAGCALVETASAEEGLAQGLDVARRDHILLLSAGSAVERGFVDEIDDVFAYGARDRALVLRLAPHSFWTRLAPGFSEPVGIIATKSALRAAATADLARLAKKLGCAELACRARRTF from the coding sequence ATGCTGACCGCTCTTCTCCTCGCCCATGGACCGTCCGCCGCGCCGCTGCGGCGCGACGCGATCGCGCGCAGTCTCGCCTCTCTCGTCGAATCATGCGTGCAGGGCCTCGTGGCGGACGCCGTGCTGATCGGCGCGCCCCAACGCGGCCTCGAGACCATCGCCGACGAAGCCGGCTGCGCGCTCGTCGAGACCGCGTCGGCGGAGGAAGGGCTTGCGCAGGGCCTCGACGTCGCGCGCCGCGACCACATCCTGCTGCTCTCGGCGGGAAGCGCGGTCGAGCGCGGCTTCGTCGACGAAATCGACGACGTGTTCGCCTATGGCGCACGAGACCGCGCGCTCGTGCTCCGCCTCGCGCCGCATTCATTCTGGACGCGGCTGGCGCCGGGCTTTTCTGAGCCGGTCGGCATTATCGCGACGAAAAGCGCGCTCCGCGCGGCGGCGACGGCCGATCTCGCGCGCCTCGCTAAGAAGCTCGGCTGCGCGGAACTCGCCTGTCGCGCCCGTCGGACCTTTTAG
- a CDS encoding carbonic anhydrase, with translation MRSHEKLLLENKAWADEKKHREPDYFERLAHGQQPEFLWIGCADSRVPADIIVNAEPGLIFAHRNIANQVIATDFNCLSVVQYAVQVLKVKHIIVCGHYNCGGVKAALSHQRSDYTLLNKWLLHVKDVYRLHRDELDAINSLDDKVNRLVELNVIEQVNHLSYTSIVQNAWKSEQRPLVHGWVYALDDGLLKQLVTLGPESQVDRIYEWDA, from the coding sequence ATGCGGTCACACGAGAAGCTTCTGCTCGAAAACAAAGCCTGGGCCGACGAAAAAAAGCATCGGGAGCCCGATTATTTCGAACGCCTCGCCCATGGCCAGCAGCCGGAGTTCTTATGGATCGGCTGCGCAGACAGCCGCGTGCCAGCGGACATCATCGTCAACGCCGAGCCGGGTCTCATCTTCGCGCATCGAAACATCGCCAATCAGGTCATTGCGACGGACTTCAACTGCCTCAGCGTCGTGCAATACGCCGTTCAGGTCTTGAAGGTGAAGCACATCATCGTTTGCGGCCATTACAATTGCGGCGGCGTCAAGGCTGCGCTGTCCCATCAGCGTTCGGACTACACGCTGCTGAACAAATGGCTGCTGCACGTCAAGGACGTCTATCGACTCCACCGGGACGAGTTGGACGCCATCAATTCCTTAGACGACAAGGTAAACCGCCTCGTCGAGCTCAACGTCATCGAACAAGTCAATCATCTATCCTATACATCCATCGTGCAGAACGCCTGGAAAAGCGAACAACGTCCCCTCGTGCATGGTTGGGTGTATGCGCTCGACGACGGCCTCTTGAAGCAGCTCGTCACCCTGGGACCCGAAAGCCAGGTCGACAGAATCTACGAGTGGGACGCTTGA
- a CDS encoding RidA family protein, translating to MTNPTDGTPDARLAALGLALPAAAAPVANYVPFVRTGALLFISGQLPMGATGIDPAHKGKLGAEVSLENGQAAARQAALNVLAQARAAVGDLALLRAVRIGGYVNARPDFGQVPQVVNGASDLFAAVLGENGKHARFAVGVAQLPLDAAVEVEAIFEIFG from the coding sequence ATGACGAATCCAACCGACGGGACTCCTGACGCGCGTCTCGCCGCCCTCGGTCTCGCGTTGCCGGCGGCCGCCGCGCCGGTCGCCAATTACGTCCCCTTCGTCCGCACAGGCGCGCTGCTCTTCATTTCCGGCCAATTGCCGATGGGCGCCACCGGGATCGATCCGGCGCACAAGGGCAAGCTCGGCGCGGAGGTCTCGCTCGAAAACGGGCAGGCCGCGGCGCGGCAGGCGGCGTTGAACGTCTTGGCGCAGGCGCGGGCGGCGGTGGGCGATCTCGCTTTGCTCAGGGCCGTGCGGATCGGCGGCTACGTCAACGCGCGCCCCGACTTCGGCCAAGTGCCCCAGGTCGTGAACGGCGCCTCGGACCTCTTCGCCGCCGTGCTCGGCGAAAACGGCAAACATGCGCGCTTCGCGGTCGGCGTCGCGCAATTGCCGCTCGACGCCGCGGTCGAGGTCGAAGCGATATTCGAGATCTTCGGATGA
- a CDS encoding glycerophosphodiester phosphodiesterase family protein — MTIRALDWLIARPIAHRGLHQAAAGVIENSVGAARAAIASRYGVECDVQATRDGDLVVFHDDTLERLTAASGRVDALDAQALSRLVLKGSKETIPTFAEFLHAIAGRTPLVVELKSNFDGDLTVAKRAAALLGPYSGPVVIESFDPTPIAFLRANAQALGVAHIPLGIVGEATYGDKDWPMLSPAQRAEMTEFLHFPRTRPDFLSWRVADLPHAIPFLARQALQLPVTAWTVRSPAQAEAAAPWADQIVFENFTPT; from the coding sequence ATGACCATCCGCGCGCTCGATTGGCTGATCGCACGGCCGATCGCGCATCGGGGCCTGCATCAGGCGGCGGCCGGCGTCATCGAGAATTCGGTGGGCGCCGCCCGCGCCGCCATCGCCAGCCGCTATGGCGTCGAATGCGACGTACAGGCGACGCGCGACGGGGACCTCGTCGTCTTCCACGATGACACGCTGGAGCGCCTAACAGCCGCGAGCGGCCGGGTCGACGCTCTCGACGCGCAAGCGCTCTCGCGCTTGGTGCTGAAAGGCTCGAAGGAGACGATCCCCACCTTCGCCGAATTTCTTCACGCCATCGCCGGCCGCACGCCCCTGGTCGTCGAACTTAAAAGCAATTTCGACGGCGATCTGACAGTAGCGAAGCGCGCCGCGGCGCTTCTTGGCCCCTATTCGGGTCCCGTTGTCATCGAGAGCTTCGACCCGACGCCCATCGCCTTTCTGCGCGCCAATGCGCAGGCTCTCGGCGTCGCCCATATTCCCCTCGGCATCGTCGGCGAGGCGACTTATGGCGACAAAGACTGGCCGATGCTGAGCCCGGCGCAACGCGCGGAGATGACGGAGTTTCTGCATTTCCCGCGCACCCGGCCAGATTTCCTGTCATGGCGCGTCGCCGATCTGCCGCATGCGATCCCCTTTCTTGCGCGGCAGGCGTTGCAGTTACCCGTGACGGCTTGGACCGTGCGTTCGCCCGCGCAGGCCGAAGCGGCGGCGCCATGGGCGGATCAGATCGTCTTCGAAAATTTTACGCCGACCTAG
- a CDS encoding S10 family serine carboxypeptidase-like protein, producing the protein MNSLHTALAALILSMSAFAHPGVAEETPPNRKGPDEQARGLPVESVTNHVVTLQGEKISFTARAGSVRLRDAQTEAPQAEVACISYERAGVDQTTRPILFVFNGGPGAASAWLALGALSPWRLRFSPETVSPSTPPALVENAESWIPFADLVFIDPPGTGFSKILSDSDEVKKRFYSAQGDADALAVVIRKWLTAHGRLASPKFLVGESYGGFRGVKLANSLREHENIGVEGLFLVSPALDFSWLLAGGNPLARAALLPSFAAVARHAKDRADVTDAEAYAAGEYVTDLLKGARDAPALARMSAAVARFTGLDREFVSRLGARIDARSFSRERARDAGRVLSVYDAEISGYDPQPFAPDSDWADPLLESWRAPLGAAMTRLTIEKLGWPIGEARYSVLSSQISHQWRYGDEGRANAEVISGLREALALDPKAKLLVVHGLYDLTTPYFATKLMLDQLPDFGDASRARLIVLKGGHMPYLYEESRKAMRDAAKAWLETR; encoded by the coding sequence ATGAACTCTTTGCATACGGCGCTCGCTGCGCTGATCCTGTCGATGAGCGCCTTCGCGCACCCCGGCGTCGCTGAAGAGACCCCGCCCAATCGTAAAGGCCCCGACGAACAAGCGCGCGGCCTTCCCGTGGAGAGCGTCACCAACCACGTCGTCACCTTGCAGGGCGAGAAAATCAGCTTCACCGCCCGCGCTGGCTCCGTGCGTCTGCGTGACGCCCAAACCGAGGCGCCGCAGGCGGAGGTCGCTTGTATTTCGTATGAACGCGCCGGCGTCGATCAGACGACGCGGCCGATATTGTTCGTGTTCAATGGCGGCCCGGGGGCGGCCTCCGCTTGGCTCGCGCTCGGGGCCTTGTCGCCTTGGCGGCTGCGCTTTTCGCCCGAGACAGTCTCTCCTTCGACGCCGCCGGCGCTCGTGGAGAACGCGGAAAGCTGGATACCCTTCGCCGATCTCGTGTTTATCGATCCGCCGGGAACGGGCTTCAGCAAAATCCTCTCTGATAGCGATGAGGTGAAAAAGCGCTTCTATTCCGCTCAGGGCGACGCCGACGCGCTCGCCGTCGTCATCCGCAAATGGCTGACCGCACACGGGCGCCTCGCCTCGCCGAAATTCCTCGTGGGCGAGAGTTACGGCGGCTTTCGTGGCGTGAAGCTTGCGAATTCGCTGAGAGAGCATGAAAACATCGGCGTCGAGGGGCTCTTTCTGGTCTCGCCGGCGCTCGACTTCAGCTGGCTGCTCGCTGGCGGCAACCCGCTCGCGCGGGCCGCGTTGCTGCCGTCTTTCGCAGCGGTCGCCCGTCACGCGAAAGACCGCGCGGATGTCACGGACGCAGAGGCTTACGCCGCCGGAGAGTATGTGACCGATCTGCTCAAGGGCGCGAGAGATGCGCCCGCGCTAGCGCGCATGAGCGCCGCCGTTGCGCGGTTCACGGGGCTCGACCGGGAGTTCGTGTCGCGCCTCGGCGCTCGCATCGACGCAAGGAGTTTCTCTCGTGAACGCGCGCGGGACGCGGGCCGTGTCCTCAGCGTCTATGACGCCGAGATCTCGGGTTACGATCCGCAGCCCTTCGCCCCGGATAGCGACTGGGCCGATCCTTTGCTCGAGTCCTGGCGCGCGCCGCTCGGCGCCGCGATGACGCGCTTGACGATCGAGAAGCTCGGCTGGCCCATTGGCGAAGCGCGCTATTCTGTCTTGAGCAGCCAGATTTCGCATCAATGGCGCTATGGCGACGAAGGACGCGCCAACGCCGAAGTAATCTCTGGTTTGCGCGAGGCGCTCGCGCTGGATCCAAAAGCGAAGCTGCTCGTCGTGCACGGCCTCTACGATCTCACGACCCCCTATTTTGCAACCAAGCTCATGCTCGATCAGTTGCCGGATTTCGGCGATGCTTCGCGGGCGCGGCTGATCGTGCTCAAGGGCGGCCATATGCCCTATCTCTACGAGGAGTCCCGTAAAGCCATGCGCGACGCCGCAAAGGCGTGGCTGGAGACGCGCTGA
- a CDS encoding SulP family inorganic anion transporter: MLRKHLDYYMRYLDHDIPAGIVVFLVALPLCLGIAVASGAPPFSGVIAGIVGGLVISVVSGSQLSVSGPAAGLTVIVAAAVDKHGLGGMLLAVALAGLIQIGMGYARAGVIGAYFPSAVIKGMLAAIGLILIMKQLPHAVGYDADAESDLSFLEDDNNATFSFVWSSMSSISPGATIVALASLAILLFWETERVKENRFLSLVPGPLVAVVFGVLFNVLAQSLAPALGIAPQHLVTLPQIFGPMQFAAEIRFPDFGLLTNYHIYVTAATLALVGSLETLLSLEAVDKLDPLKRTAPTNQELKAQGVGNFISGMMGGLPITAVIVRSSANINAGAHTKVACIVHGVLLLLSVMFLAAVLNMIPLACLAAVLLLTGYKLAKPKLVIEQFEKGFAQFAPFAVTIAAILLTDLLKGMAIGMAVGLFFVLYGNYHSAFTLTRDNKNYLLRLQKDVSFLNRAPLRNLLADIEEDSYVVIDGTRATFIDHDIMETLEDFMKAAGDNNIRVELKNVRGLAPAPVMVAA, encoded by the coding sequence GTGCTGCGCAAGCATCTCGACTATTACATGCGCTATCTCGACCACGACATCCCGGCCGGGATCGTGGTGTTTCTCGTGGCGCTGCCGCTGTGTCTCGGCATCGCCGTCGCCTCGGGCGCGCCGCCCTTCTCCGGCGTCATCGCGGGGATTGTCGGCGGGCTCGTCATCTCCGTCGTCAGCGGCTCGCAGCTGAGCGTCTCCGGCCCGGCGGCCGGCCTCACCGTCATCGTGGCGGCCGCCGTGGACAAACACGGCCTCGGCGGCATGCTGCTCGCCGTCGCGCTCGCCGGCCTCATCCAGATCGGCATGGGCTACGCCCGCGCCGGCGTGATCGGCGCCTATTTCCCTTCGGCCGTCATCAAGGGCATGCTCGCCGCGATCGGCCTCATCCTGATCATGAAGCAGTTGCCGCATGCGGTCGGCTATGACGCGGACGCCGAAAGCGACCTCTCGTTCCTCGAGGACGACAACAACGCGACCTTTTCCTTCGTCTGGTCGTCGATGAGCTCGATCTCGCCCGGCGCGACGATCGTGGCGCTGGCGTCGCTTGCGATCCTGCTGTTTTGGGAAACGGAGAGGGTGAAGGAAAACAGGTTTCTTTCGCTCGTTCCCGGGCCGCTCGTGGCCGTCGTCTTCGGCGTTCTCTTCAATGTTTTGGCCCAGAGCCTGGCGCCCGCCCTTGGCATTGCGCCGCAACATCTCGTTACTTTGCCGCAGATCTTCGGTCCCATGCAATTTGCGGCGGAAATCCGGTTCCCAGATTTCGGGTTGCTGACCAACTACCATATCTACGTCACGGCGGCGACGCTCGCTCTCGTCGGCAGTCTCGAGACATTGCTGAGCCTCGAGGCCGTGGACAAGCTCGACCCGCTCAAGCGCACTGCGCCCACCAATCAGGAGCTCAAGGCGCAAGGCGTCGGCAATTTCATCAGCGGCATGATGGGCGGCCTGCCGATCACCGCGGTGATCGTCCGCAGCTCGGCCAACATCAACGCCGGCGCGCACACCAAGGTCGCGTGCATCGTGCATGGCGTGCTGCTGCTGTTGAGCGTGATGTTCCTCGCCGCCGTGCTGAACATGATCCCGCTCGCTTGTCTCGCCGCCGTGCTGCTGCTCACCGGCTACAAGCTCGCGAAGCCGAAACTCGTCATCGAGCAGTTCGAGAAAGGCTTCGCCCAGTTCGCGCCCTTTGCCGTCACCATCGCGGCGATCCTGTTGACGGACCTGTTGAAGGGCATGGCCATCGGCATGGCGGTGGGCCTGTTCTTCGTGCTCTACGGCAATTACCATTCCGCTTTCACGCTCACGCGCGACAACAAGAATTACCTGCTCCGTCTGCAGAAGGACGTGTCCTTCCTCAACAGGGCGCCCTTGCGCAACTTGCTCGCCGACATCGAGGAAGACAGCTATGTCGTCATCGACGGCACGCGCGCGACCTTCATCGATCACGACATCATGGAGACCCTCGAGGACTTCATGAAAGCTGCGGGCGACAATAATATCCGCGTCGAGCTGAAAAATGTTCGCGGCCTTGCGCCAGCGCCTGTGATGGTCGCGGCCTGA
- a CDS encoding NAD(P)H-hydrate dehydratase: protein MPLSPFPLELLTTQQMARADRMTIESGVPSIELMESAAVAIARVASRILQRTSGRRVLVLCGPGNNGGDGYVAARLLRAQRYKVRVASLVPPDQLRGDAARAAAGWTGTLLPAQECDFHGVDLVIDALFGTGLARDLDPTAQTLVNRLNQWRRETKQNVVSVDIPSGVDGTTGAIRGAAVEADETVTFFRVKTGHLLLPGRSRCGRLTCAHIGIRSSTLETLGVRTFVNAPALWLSALPRPKVEGHKYTRGHALVVSGGASFTGAARLSAAAALRSGAGLVTLASPSDALLVNASALTSVMVRPADGAKGLAAVLADERKNAVALGPGLGVSEASCEQVEAALTPQAYRRAAVLDADALTSFESDPFRLWRATRAAPGPVVMTPHAGEFGRLFAECDNDRANRSKLDKARDAARVSGAVVLYKGPDTVVAAPDGRVSIQSWASPWLATAGSGDVLTGVVAGLLAQRMDGFLAASCAVWMHARAAEIFGPGLIADDIIATLPQVWRELCGASD from the coding sequence ATGCCGCTCAGCCCTTTCCCGCTCGAACTGCTCACGACCCAGCAAATGGCCCGCGCCGATCGAATGACGATCGAGAGCGGCGTGCCGAGCATTGAGCTGATGGAGAGCGCGGCCGTGGCGATCGCGCGCGTGGCGAGCCGCATTCTTCAGCGCACCAGCGGACGGCGGGTGCTCGTGCTGTGCGGGCCCGGAAACAACGGCGGCGACGGCTATGTGGCGGCGCGGCTTCTGCGCGCGCAGCGTTACAAGGTGCGCGTCGCCTCGCTCGTGCCGCCCGACCAGCTGCGCGGCGACGCGGCGCGCGCGGCGGCGGGATGGACCGGAACGCTGCTGCCGGCGCAGGAGTGCGATTTTCACGGCGTCGACCTCGTGATCGACGCGCTCTTCGGGACGGGGCTGGCGCGCGATCTCGATCCCACCGCGCAGACGCTGGTCAACCGCCTCAACCAATGGCGGCGCGAAACCAAACAGAATGTCGTCAGCGTCGACATCCCCAGCGGCGTCGACGGCACGACGGGCGCGATTCGCGGCGCGGCGGTCGAAGCTGACGAAACCGTCACGTTCTTCCGGGTGAAGACGGGCCATTTGCTGCTGCCCGGACGATCGCGCTGCGGGCGGCTGACCTGCGCCCATATCGGCATCCGCTCGAGCACGCTCGAAACGCTCGGCGTAAGGACCTTCGTCAACGCGCCGGCGCTGTGGCTCTCGGCGCTGCCACGGCCCAAGGTGGAGGGCCACAAATACACGCGCGGCCATGCGCTGGTCGTCTCCGGCGGCGCCTCTTTCACCGGCGCGGCGCGGCTCTCGGCGGCGGCGGCGCTGCGATCGGGCGCCGGACTCGTGACCCTCGCGAGCCCCAGCGACGCGCTGCTCGTCAACGCCAGCGCGCTCACCTCAGTGATGGTGCGCCCCGCCGACGGCGCCAAAGGCCTCGCCGCCGTGCTCGCCGACGAGCGCAAGAACGCGGTGGCGCTGGGCCCTGGCCTCGGCGTGAGCGAAGCGAGCTGCGAGCAGGTCGAGGCGGCGTTGACGCCGCAGGCCTATCGGCGCGCCGCCGTGCTCGACGCCGACGCGCTGACGAGCTTCGAGAGCGATCCCTTCCGCCTGTGGCGCGCCACCCGCGCCGCGCCGGGGCCGGTTGTCATGACGCCGCACGCGGGCGAATTCGGGCGGCTGTTCGCCGAATGCGACAATGATCGCGCCAATCGCTCCAAACTCGACAAGGCGCGCGACGCGGCGCGGGTGAGCGGGGCCGTTGTGCTCTACAAGGGCCCGGACACGGTCGTCGCCGCGCCTGACGGCCGCGTCTCGATCCAGAGCTGGGCGAGTCCGTGGCTGGCCACGGCCGGCTCTGGCGACGTGCTGACTGGAGTCGTCGCGGGGCTGCTGGCGCAACGGATGGACGGATTTCTCGCCGCGTCCTGCGCTGTCTGGATGCATGCGCGCGCGGCTGAGATTTTCGGCCCCGGCCTTATCGCTGACGACATTATCGCTACGCTGCCGCAGGTGTGGCGCGAACTCTGCGGCGCCAGCGATTGA